From Micromonospora auratinigra:
GGTCACCACCGCCTTCAAGCTCTACCCGTGGGAGTGGATGCTGGCCGAGCCGTACGGGCGGCCGGCCCTGGAGCCGGGCACCCCGACCACCTGGATCGAGCCCGCCTGGAAGCTGCTGCTGTCGAACAAGGCGCTGCTGGCGGTGCTCTGGGAGCTGTACCCGGGGCACGACTACCTGCTGCCGGCGTACCTGGACTCGCCGCGCGGGATGACCGAGTACGTGGCCAAGCCGTTGCTCGGCCGGGAGGGCGGCTCGGTCCGCATCGTCACCGGCGACACCGAGTTCACCAATCCGGGCATCTACGGCGAAGAAGGCTTCTGCTACCAGGAGTTCCGGGCGTTGCCGGACTTCGCCGGCAACCGGACGGTGCTGGGGAGCTGGATCGTCGACGGCGGCGCGGCCGGGCTCGGGATCCGCGAGAGCACCGGCCTCATCACCGACGGGTACGCGCGGTTCCTGCCCCACTACATCGACGCGCCGCGTGTCCCGTGAGTCGTCTACCGTTGGTGTCGTGAACTTCGACGCGTACGCCCGGACCGGTGTCGACCTCGTCAACGCCCGCCTGGACGACCTCGACGACCTGCGGGCCCTCTTCCCGGACGAGAACGCCTGGATGCGCGACGAGGTCGCGGAGCGGGACCTGGCGATCTTCCGGCGGGCGCAGAAGCGGCTGCGCGACATCTTCGAGTACGGCACCACGGGCCGGGACGCGGACGCGGTCACCGAGCTGAACGCGCTGCTGGAGGCGTTCCCGGTGCAGCCGCGCATCTCCGGCCACGACTCCAGCGACTGGCACATGCACGTGACCAGCCGGGGCGCGTCGGTCTCGGCCGAATACCTGGCGGGCGCGGTCTGGGGCCTGTCGGTCTGGCTCTGCGAGTACGGCAGCGCCCGGTTCGGCGTCTGCGCCGACGAGCGCTGCGGCAACGTCTACCTGGACACCTCGTCGAACTGCTGCCGGCGGTTCTGCTCGGAGCGCTGCGCCACCCGGTCGCACGTCGCCGCCCACCGCGCCCGCAAGCGCGCCGCCATCGGCGACCAGGTGACGGTCCCCACCCAGCCCGAACCCCTCACCCCGGTCTCCTGACCCACCCACCCCTCCCCACCGCCGGCAAGGCTCCG
This genomic window contains:
- a CDS encoding CGNR zinc finger domain-containing protein encodes the protein MNFDAYARTGVDLVNARLDDLDDLRALFPDENAWMRDEVAERDLAIFRRAQKRLRDIFEYGTTGRDADAVTELNALLEAFPVQPRISGHDSSDWHMHVTSRGASVSAEYLAGAVWGLSVWLCEYGSARFGVCADERCGNVYLDTSSNCCRRFCSERCATRSHVAAHRARKRAAIGDQVTVPTQPEPLTPVS